The DNA region GTCTTTGCTTGACTCTAAATGGTCGCTTAAGCAGAAAAGTGAGAGAGATGGTTCTTTGTTTGAGATTATGGGTGAGAGAATGGTGAAAGTTTACTCTGGAAGGAAGCTGGAGTATGAGCCAAAACATTGTGTAAAGATGAGAAGCGAGCAAGGTTTTTTCATGACTGCTGTTGAGTTCTCAAGGGAGCATCCTTATGGCAAAGCTGTAGGGTTGCTAGACTTGAAATCTGGTTCTTTTGAGGTAAATGTTTTGAGACTTGACACTCAAGAAACACCATTTTTGTTTACTTGACTTTAGGGTTACTTAAATATGCATGCAGGCTAATGAGAAATGGATGGTTTTGCCTGGAATAGTATCTGCTTTCATACTCGGTGATCTTCTCAAGAAGGAAGGCTCTTTTGCAGCAGCGGCAAAAGAGACGGTGAAAGGTAATGGAATCAAAGAGGAGACTGATCAAGTGAAgttagaagaagaaacaatgatGAATGTGGACGTCAGTGCTCCAGCTGAGGTAGCGGCTGAGAAGATCAATGGTGGTGCTAAGTGCTATTCTAAGGAGCTTAACGCTAGAAGTGGCTGCGGTGTAAAAAGTGTGAACTTGGTTGAAGAAGAAGGTGGTTGTGGCGGCTGTGGTAGTGGGTGCAGTGGAGGCGGTGGAAGATGTGGTGGGAATGGGATGAAGAAGAGCAGCGGCTGCGGTGGTGGCTCCTGCGGAGGCGGTTCCTGTGGTAACTGCAGTGGAGGATGTGGTAATATGATCAAGAGTAATGCTAATGAAGATGTTCCAGTACCATCACCACCAGAAGCTCCAAACAACACCGTTACCGCTTGATTACTCAAATAAAGAAGAACCATACTAAGTtacatatatgtaatattaataGATTGGattaaaaccatataataaaactaaaatgagAGATGTTTAACATGTTTTGCaacattataatataattacGGAAATGTAAAGAATTTctacatttttagaaagttaacaaaaaaggtTTTCCTTCTCTCTAGAAACCTTtcctctcccttctctctagaAACCTCCGCTTGATCTTGCCGGCTTATCGGCTCCGGTTGCTTCTTAGCGCCGGGGCCGATCcgttcttttcttttgttttcttttccttctctctcgGTTGATCTTTCTAGTTTGAAGTGAGTTGGATACTTGTATCCTTCAGATTTGGTTCTATCTAAGAACCTTGCATGTGGCTTTGATTGAATTGCATGTCGATTTTGAGCTTTCTTTGGCTCATACCAGGTCTCGATCTTCAACCCTCTCAGTCTCTTGAGCTTGGTTGTTCCTGGTTTTGAGTTGTTTCACTCCTTGTCATTAACTTCAAGATCCGATCGAGATCTTCTCTTCCGTTTGGCTTCGATGGGCGTTTCTATTCTTTTGCACCATCATTTTCCGGTTGATGACTTATGAACAAGACGTGTTCTGTCTCCTGGAGTTTGAAGCTTTGGTCTATCAATTGCATGTGCTATTTACCATAGGAGGAATCGCAAACCAGAGGTTGATCCAAGAATGACTACCTCGCTTTGTCTTGTTCAAGAAGCTCTGTTAATCATCATGTTTTATTGTTC from Raphanus sativus cultivar WK10039 chromosome 8, ASM80110v3, whole genome shotgun sequence includes:
- the LOC108820940 gene encoding glycine-rich domain-containing protein 2-like isoform X1, yielding MGFALPQTQSGTQSPEVQVIEVILEIVGVKNLPDAYKGKVFVVFSKTQPDSLFNAERKLTILSESCGEKQVAMFRCEPPGELRFQLMSSKSRTLGFASLSLSEFLFQVTTTLSVEKWLELATTAKRGKDPISLRVAVSFTPPSPSPTVLHMVQARPSLKDSCFFPLVGKARLAKMSTRVVDEAETEVMSLQMRNANDAAPKGDARQVVGVKGSGGSYVLAEYDGSYWSLLDSKWSLKQKSERDGSLFEIMGERMVKVYSGRKLEYEPKHCVKMRSEQGFFMTAVEFSREHPYGKAVGLLDLKSGSFEANEKWMVLPGIVSAFILGDLLKKEGSFAAAAKETVKGNGIKEETDQVKLEEETMMNVDVSAPAEVAAEKINGGAKCYSKELNARSGCGVKSVNLVEEEGGCGGCGSGCSGGGGRCGGNGMKKSSGCGGGSCGGGSCGNCSGGCGNMIKSNANEDVPVPSPPEAPNNTVTA
- the LOC108820940 gene encoding glycine-rich domain-containing protein 2-like isoform X2, whose amino-acid sequence is MDEEMDQKMEWLEAQKIEISVDLFAAAKQQLQFLAAVDRNRCLYDGPALERAIYRLNPEHNLQRFKSLRLSWRLLVLRTYQMLTKERCSLCLVKHNLILCSTLSVTTTLSVEKWLELATTAKRGKDPISLRVAVSFTPPSPSPTVLHMVQARPSLKDSCFFPLVGKARLAKMSTRVVDEAETEVMSLQMRNANDAAPKGDARQVVGVKGSGGSYVLAEYDGSYWSLLDSKWSLKQKSERDGSLFEIMGERMVKVYSGRKLEYEPKHCVKMRSEQGFFMTAVEFSREHPYGKAVGLLDLKSGSFEANEKWMVLPGIVSAFILGDLLKKEGSFAAAAKETVKGNGIKEETDQVKLEEETMMNVDVSAPAEVAAEKINGGAKCYSKELNARSGCGVKSVNLVEEEGGCGGCGSGCSGGGGRCGGNGMKKSSGCGGGSCGGGSCGNCSGGCGNMIKSNANEDVPVPSPPEAPNNTVTA